A window of the Callospermophilus lateralis isolate mCalLat2 chromosome 7, mCalLat2.hap1, whole genome shotgun sequence genome harbors these coding sequences:
- the LOC143405158 gene encoding ADP-ribosylation factor-like protein 4D: protein LLYRLKFKEFVQTVPTKGFNTEKIRVPLGGSRGITFQVWDVGGQEKLRPLWRSYTRRTDGLVFVVDAAETERLEEAKVELHRISRASDNQGVPVLVLANKQDQPGALSTAEVEKRLAVRELAAATLTHVQGCSAVDGLGLQPGLERLYEMILKRKKVARASKKRR from the coding sequence CTCCTTTACCGCCTCAAGTTCAAGGAGTTTGTTCAGACGGTCCCCACAAAAGGTTTCAACACTGAGAAGATCCGGGTGCCCTTGGGGGGCTCCCGCGGAATCACCTTCCAAGTATGGGATGTTGGGGGTCAGGAGAAGCTGCGACCACTTTGGCGCTCCTACACCCGCCGGACAGATGGACTGGTGTTTGTAGTAGATGCTGCAGAGACTGAGCGACTAGAAGAGGCCAAGGTGGAGTTGCATCGAATCAGTCGGGCTTCAGACAACCAGGGCGTTCCCGTCCTGGTGCTGGCCAACAAGCAGGACCAGCCTGGGGCACTCAGCACAGCAGAGGTGGAGAAGAGGCTGGCAGTCCGTGAGCTGGCAGCTGCCACGCTCACCCACGTGCAGGGCTGCAGTGCTGTGGATGGGCTGGGCTTGCAGCCAGGCCTTGAGCGCTTGTATGAGATGATCCTCAAGAGGAAGAAGGTGGCCCGGGCAAGCAAGAAGAGACGGTGA